Proteins encoded together in one Luteimonas fraxinea window:
- a CDS encoding alpha-amylase family glycosyl hydrolase, producing MTRALTVAIAALLTAACSHAGDVRASDTPAGDALYGTREPFAAHAVYFVVTDRFVNGDTSNDQREQGGAHRTFDIPVRCPDGIDGNIGYLGGDFRGVLDNAGYIRDMGFGAVWITPIVDNPDEAFTGGDPVACGSSLTDRGKTGYHGYWGTNFYALDEHLPSADLDFRGFTDGMRAAGLKTVLDIVGNHGSPSWTMPTQQPGFGQIFDAGGKLIADHQNLPPQQLDPNGNPLHAFYNATGVVDAKDGSIFDGNLAQLSDFDAANPAVFEYLAGAYEQWIGQGADAFRIDTIAWMPHAFWKRFADRIRGQHPGFFMFGEAFDYNADKIAEHTWTQNGGVSVLDFPMKQAMDEVFAGDAGFERLAPALHLERGPYANPYDLATFYDNHDMPRMAASDTGFIDAHNWLFTARGIPVVYYGSETGFMRGRAEHAGNRAYYGQDRVDAGAQSPIHAALTRIANLRRDTPALQRGLQLVLELEGDHAAFYRVLDDGDARQTALVLLNKGEVPWQARLEAAQIADGVWRDAMDAGNVTAERGVSLDVPAHGVRVLLRDEIAVPPALRTRLHTTMDRRLGGPDAATD from the coding sequence ATGACCCGAGCGTTGACCGTCGCCATCGCCGCGCTGTTGACTGCGGCCTGCAGCCATGCCGGAGACGTCCGCGCCAGCGACACGCCTGCGGGCGATGCGCTCTACGGCACACGCGAGCCTTTCGCCGCGCACGCGGTCTATTTCGTCGTCACCGACCGCTTCGTCAACGGTGACACGTCGAACGACCAGCGCGAGCAGGGCGGCGCGCATCGCACGTTCGACATCCCGGTGCGATGCCCGGACGGCATCGACGGCAACATCGGCTATCTCGGTGGCGACTTCCGCGGCGTGCTCGACAACGCCGGCTACATCCGCGACATGGGCTTCGGAGCGGTGTGGATCACGCCGATCGTCGACAACCCGGACGAGGCCTTCACCGGTGGCGATCCGGTCGCCTGCGGCAGCTCGCTGACAGACCGCGGCAAGACCGGCTACCACGGGTACTGGGGCACGAATTTCTACGCGCTCGACGAGCATCTGCCGAGCGCCGATCTCGACTTCCGCGGCTTCACCGACGGCATGCGCGCGGCGGGGCTCAAGACCGTGCTCGACATCGTCGGCAATCACGGATCGCCTTCGTGGACGATGCCGACGCAGCAGCCCGGCTTCGGCCAGATCTTCGATGCCGGTGGCAAGCTGATCGCCGACCACCAGAACCTGCCGCCGCAGCAGCTCGATCCCAACGGCAACCCGCTGCACGCGTTCTACAACGCGACCGGCGTGGTCGATGCCAAGGACGGTTCGATCTTCGACGGCAACCTCGCCCAGCTGTCGGACTTCGACGCAGCCAATCCCGCGGTGTTCGAGTATCTCGCCGGCGCCTACGAACAGTGGATCGGGCAGGGCGCCGACGCGTTCCGCATCGACACCATCGCCTGGATGCCGCACGCGTTCTGGAAGCGCTTCGCCGACCGCATCCGCGGCCAGCACCCGGGCTTCTTCATGTTCGGCGAAGCCTTCGACTACAACGCCGACAAGATTGCAGAACACACCTGGACGCAGAATGGCGGCGTCAGCGTGCTCGACTTCCCGATGAAGCAGGCGATGGACGAGGTCTTCGCCGGCGATGCCGGCTTCGAGCGCCTCGCGCCGGCGCTGCACCTCGAACGTGGGCCGTATGCCAATCCCTACGATCTGGCGACCTTCTACGACAACCACGACATGCCACGTATGGCGGCCAGCGACACCGGCTTCATCGACGCGCACAACTGGCTGTTCACCGCGCGCGGCATTCCGGTCGTCTACTACGGCTCGGAAACCGGTTTCATGCGCGGCCGCGCCGAGCACGCCGGCAACCGCGCGTACTACGGACAGGATCGCGTCGACGCCGGCGCGCAGAGCCCGATCCATGCCGCACTGACCCGTATCGCGAATCTGCGCCGAGACACGCCGGCGTTGCAACGCGGCCTGCAGCTGGTGCTCGAGCTCGAGGGCGACCACGCAGCGTTCTATCGCGTGCTCGACGATGGTGATGCGCGCCAGACTGCGCTCGTGCTGCTCAACAAGGGTGAGGTGCCGTGGCAGGCGCGGTTGGAAGCGGCGCAGATCGCCGATGGCGTATGGCGCGATGCGATGGACGCCGGGAATGTGACAGCCGAGCGCGGGGTGTCGCTGGACGTGCCGGCGCACGGCGTCCGGGTGCTGCTGCGCGACGAGATCGCAGTGCCGCCCGCGCTGCGTACGCGACTGCACACGACGATGGACCGGCGCCTGGGCGGGCCCGACGCCGCCACCGACTGA